The DNA segment ATGCTCATCGGGCCGGCCGTGATCACCCCCATGGTGTTCACACCAACCGCCACCAATCCCATCCCGACGATGGCGGCATTGATCACGCCCATCGCCACCACACCAATCGAAACCACACCCATCGGCACCACACCGATGCAGATCACCCCCATCGGCACGATGCCAATGGAGATGGTGCCGAGGGGAGCAACGCCGATCGCGATCCGCTTCGGCTTGCTGCCGCAATGCCCGCCTTCAGTCATGAATCAGTGAGCCCCGTGCTGGCCTGCATCACCGTGCTTGTCGCAGACCATCCACATCTCACCCATCTGGTGAGCACCGGTGCAGCCAAAGCCTGGGGCCGCCGCCTCAGCTTCAGCCTGCGTCTTGAACATGGCCTGCTTGGGCTTGCCGTGGGATCCGGCCATGGCCGTTGTAGCCGTGAGCATCAACGCGGCGACAGCAAAACAGATGCGTTGCAACTGAGTGGCCTCTTTACAGGTCCACCCACTATGCCCACAACGCGCCGATCAGCCCTGAAGTGCGCCGCCACAACTTGACCCTGCACCAGCAGTGCAGCCAAAACAATGCGGAGCCGTGTGGATGGACTGATCCAGCGAAACGGCCTCAAGGTGGACCAGATCACGAAGGTGACGCACCTGCCCGGGACAGGGCAGGCCGAGCTGCTGATTGAAATCACAGTCGTAGAGATGGCCCTGCCAATCGACACTGATCAGCTGACGGCACATCACAGCTCCCAAATTTTCAGGGTTGTGCGCATCCTCGAGGAGGGTCTGATAACGCTGCAGATCGCCGCTGCGTTCCAGTTGTTTGGCGAAACGCTGGATGGGCATGTTCGCCAACGTGAGCAGACGATCGAAGCGAATCCCCAATCCGCCCAAGACCTTCTTGTAATCCGCCTCCAAGGCTTGCTGGGGAGGAGGCAGAACCGGACCCAGCGGGTTGTAGACGAGATCCAGCTGCCGGTTTGGATCGCCCGTTCCATAGCCCAGGGCATTGAGCTGGCGCAGTCCGCTGATGCTGCGCTCAAACACGCCATCACCCCTTTGTTGGTCAACGTTCTCGGCGCTGTAACAGGGCAAGGAGGCGGTGATGCAAACCCCCTGCTCCGCCAGGAATAAAGCCAGATCGTCCTGGCCGGGTTCACTGAGGATCGTGAGATTGCAGCGGTCAATCACGGTGGTGCCGCGTGAGCGTGCCTGGCGCACCAACGCGCGAAAACCCGGGTGCAACTCCGGTGCTCCACCCGTGAGATCAAGGCAGGAGATGGAATGCTGTTCAAGGATCTGCGGAATCAACGCCAGCAACTCCGCACTCATCATCTCGGTGCGGGTGGGCCCTGCATTGACGTGGCAGTGGGCACAGCTCTGGTTGCAGCGGTAGCCGAGATTGACCTGCAACGTTGTGAGCTGTCCGCGCTTCAGGGGCGGGAAAACGGTCTCAACAACAGCCACCGGCTCCATGCGGATGAGGCTGATTCTTCCAGAAAGAACGCATCCAGGCTGGAGAAACGAATGCTCCCGCAGCTGAGCCGCTAATCAACCCACCCGGCGACGTTCAGAGAGCTGTCGGAACCAGGCGATGTACTGCTCCGGGCCATCAGGCATGAGCGCGTCAATCCGCAAGGGATCCTCCGGATCGGTGATGCCCTGCAAGCTGCCATCGGCATGGCTGGGGCGATCCACTTCTCCATGGCTGCTATCAACGAGAACAACGCGATTGGACTGACCGCACCAGGCACCGAGGTCCTGCAGCAGGTTGAGGAAACCGCGATCACTCCCACCCCGCAACCAGCCCGTGCCATCAGCCGATGGCGTGGATGTGACCGTGTCTCCCACCCCCACCAGCAATGGCATCCGTTCCGCGGAGATGCGCTGCTGCACCAACGCCAACAGCGCTTCGGGATCGTGGGGAGCCGTTCTCACGTTGAACTTCTCACCCAAGGGTGATTCACCCCAACGGCGCTGGATATGCTGATTAAGCAGCACCAGAAGTCCGGCCTCCTTGATCGACCCGGTAAGCATGAATTGAATGTCGGTGGTGCCCACATCACCTTCAGCAGCGGGCTTGATCCGTTCCTGGCCTTGCGCATCACGGCCCAGGTTGGGAGCCACATGCAGGAAGAAAGATTTCTCCAGGCCCTGGGCGGCAGCCTCGGCAAGCAACTGATGCATCAGCTCCGAGAGCATCGTCTGCAGGGCCTGCTGAGTGATGACATCAGCGGGGACGAGTTCAAATATCCCGTTGAGATTGATGGTGGGTGAAACCTGGGTGTCCAACACCGCGGCTCTGGCCACCTCGGCCAGGTCATCAACACCCACCTGAGGCAACAGGCCCGGCAATCGCTCCATCAAGAGAGCTTCCATTCGGGTTGGGGCTGCAGCGAGAAAAGCCATTTCCGCCGGCGAGACCCCGGGGTGGCTGAGGTCACCAAAGCGATCCTGCAGCTGCACCCCTCCAGCCGCCAGGCCTGGCAGATAACGGCCCTCACGTTTGGGGAGAACCGGATCCCCCAAAGCCTGCTCCACGAGGCGGTTCACCCCACGCCGCCCTTCATGCTCCCCATTGGTCAACACTGCGAATTGGCCATCCATGGCCGCAACAGCGTCCACATAGGACGGATCCATGCACCGCGTCAGTGGATCCTTCACCAATTGCATGCAGACACCGTCCAGGTCCTGCACGATCAGCAGGTCTTCAGCACCGGTGAGCTCCTGCAGCAATTGATCGAGCGTCAAACGGGGCATGGAGGTTCAAGGAGGTCGCTGCAGCCGAAGGAACAGCGGTGCACTTTCGTCGCGCAACTCATTAGTGCCAAACCCGTAAGAAGTCCAGTGGGGGGCGGCAGGCAGAACCACCGATGGCACGTGAAACACCGCAGCCATGCCATCCGCCCAGCGATCATGGCGGCCTTGATGCTCCTGCCATGCACCCCACCTGGACCGAACAGTGGTGGCCGATCAGCTTTGTGCAGGACCTCGACCCCAAAACGCCGAGTCGCTTCACGCTGCTGGAGCGGGATCTTGTGATCTGGTGGGATCGCGCCGCATCGAGCTGGCGGGTCTTCCCAGACGTCTGCCCCCATCGTCTAGTGCCCCTCAGCGAAGGGCGGATCAACGAGGAAGGACTGCTGGAATGCCCTTATCACGGCTGGAGTTTCGATGGCGACGGCCAGTGTCAGCGTGTGCCGCAGGCTCTCGAGAACACCCAGCCCAACAACCGTCGGTCCCGCTGCGCCAGCCTTCCCACCGCCACGGGGCAGGGGCTGCTGTTCGTCTGGATGGGGGCCCCCGATGCCGCGGACCCCAGTCAGCTCCCCTTGGTGCCAGCCCTGGAGGACAACCCCGACAGCTGGACTGTGCAGGACACCTTCCGGGACCTGCCGATGGATGCCGTGACCCTGCTGGAGAACGTGCTGGACGTGAGCCACGTTCCCTTCACCCACCACAAGACCGTTGGCAAACGGGAGAATGCCGCGCCTGTGGAAGCTTCCATCACGGGGGAAGACGCCAGCGGCTTCACGGCCTACTGGGAGGAGGGGCCGCGTCGGGGCAAACTCGGCGCCCAATCCACCACCTTCCATGCCCCGCAGCTGATGTGGCATGACCTCACCGCCCAGGGCTTCGGGCGAATTCTCACGGTGGTCTACGCCGTGCCGATTCGCCGCGGCGAGTGCCGCCTCTTCGCCCGCTTCCCCTTCCGGTTCCAATCCGCCGTCCCCCGGCTGCTGATCGGATTGCGGCCCCGCTGGTTGCAACACATCGGCAACCACAAGGTGCTGGAAGACGATCAGGTGTTCCTGCACTGGCAGGAGCGGGTGCTGGAGCGAGCCGGCGGCAGCCCCGCCGTGGAACGCAGTTTTTTTATGCCCACAACGTCAGATGTCTACGTGGCGGCGCTGCATCGCTGGTTGAACGGCAACGGTGGCGAGCCCTTTGCAGGACAACCCCTACCTCCGCGGCAAAGCACCACGGCGCTGATGGATCGATACAACAGCCACACGATCCATTGCCGCAGCTGCTCGTCGGCGCTGACGCGGATTCGTGCTGCCCGCCCCTGGGCATGGGCCCTTCTCTGGGGATCCGCCGTGCTTTTGGGGATCCAACAGGGCAGCGCCTGGAACAGCACCGGCTTGGTCACAGCCGCGCTCTCGGCCCTGGCACTGCGGCAACTCAACCGTTGGGAGCAAGGGCTGACGCTCGGCAGCGGCCAAGCCCCCCGCAACCGCTGATCAGAGCCCCGGCACAGGCAGCAAGGTCGGCTTCACCTTGCCCTCGATATCGACCTTGCCGCCGATCGTGATTTTGTCGTCGACAGACACGTCTGCCCGTACAGACAGCGGATCATCGGCTGTGACCGACACCTGCCCCTCAACCCCGCTGACCCGCGCATCGGCATTCACCGTCACTGCTCCCGCAATCGATTTCACCGAAACAGGGCCTTCAATCGCCAGGGGCGCATCGCCGCCGATGGTCACTTGCTCCTGAACAACAACCGGCAAAGGGGTGACGGAGCGGATGGTGACACTGGGCGGAAGCACCAACTTGTCGACCTGCAATCCGCCCTCAATCGCAATAGGAATGGGCCGACTCAGCAGCTTGGCGGCCGTGACCGCCAGAACCAGGCTGGACAACACAACCGCCGCAGGCCAGCGGTATGCCATCAGCAGATCACGGCTGGGCACAGGCCTAGAGGCAATGGTTTGAGCGCATTACAGCGTGTTTGAACCAGTTCTGCCCGTGATGACATCTGCACGGCCGCCCAAGGTTGTTATCAACGAGAAGTTTTTCTTGCACTCCGACGCAAAAGACTGAAACGCCACATTTTCAACACAACTGGATCACCAGCAAGTCATCCAACATTGAGATGAAGACTGACCAAACCTTGCGCAGCGCAACGACACCGGTTGATCCCAACAGATAGCATGGTGAAAGCTAACAATCAGTGATGACGTTTTATCTCTACGGCGGCCCCAAGACCCGTGTTTCGATGCCGAAATGGTACTTGGCAGAAAAGGGAATTTCTTACGAATACGTCAACATTGATCTGGCAGCTGGTCAAAATCTTGCAACCAGCTATCTGGAGGTGAATCCTTTCGGCAAATTGCCTGCCCTCAAGGACGACAGCAATGGTTTGGTGCTGTTTGAGTCGGGCGCCATTCTTCAGTATCTTTCCGAGAATTACGCCAACGAGATCAACGATGCCGCAACTCGTGCCTCGATCAGTCAGTGGATTCTTTTCGCCAACTCCACACTGGCGATCGCGCTATTCGTTCCCTCCAATAAGGAGCGGGAGTTTCCAAGGCTGATGGCAACTCTGAATGACATCTATACCAAGAAACAGTTTTTGGTGGGGGATTGCTGGACCGCAGCAGACTGTGCAGTCAATGCATATCTTGGCTACCTCCCTATTTTCTATCCCAACGAAGATCTCTCGGCTTATCCAGAAATCCAAGCCCTCAACGAGCGAACAAGGTCCAACCCGAATTACAGAATGATCATGGGCCTTTGAACCATTCAATAGCCATTAATTGTTGACTTCTTGCTTATTTCAATTGTTCAGCCTGCACTGCTTCGCATTCGCAGGCCTCTAAAAGCACCTGCAGCAATAAGACGCGATTGAGCTGGGTCAACTCAGAGGACGCCTCTGGGCGAAACTCCGCACTGCCCAAGCAAATGGCGTCTGTCTGCGGTGAGCAGTCCCCTCGAGAACGCTGCTTAGTCTTGCCCTCATGCGCAATTCCTTCTTCGATCAGAGCCTCGACGCCGGCGCAATCCGCCGGCGCGTTCAGGAGCTCTCGACCGGCAAGGTGGGGTTCTACAGCGTCGGGCTCTATCCCGCCTCGCTGGCCTACAACTGCGCCATGCAGAACGCCAAAGGGCGTCTGTTGCTGGCCCCTCGCCCTGGCCGGGACCTTCTGGGAGCGTTCCCCGAAGAAACGATTGCAACGATGGACGATGAGCACGTGGAGACCGTGCTCAACATGGGCGGCCACCGAAACGGCGACGAGCGGATCGCCAACACGCTGAGCGATCTGATCCAGCGCTGCGAACTTGTTGTGCTCAGCGCCAACAGCAATCACATCGAAGAAGACCTCCAGGAAGCCTGTCGCCTGCGCAAAGAGCTCCACCGGGAGCAGGTGGTGCTGGCCTGCCTGGCGGGATCCTTCAGCCACGATCCAATCAGCAACAGCGCCTATGTGCTGTGCGAACAACAGCCTGAGCTTGCGTTCTTCTCCGGCTTCCATCGCCATGGGGCTCTGCGCAACCCCTTCGACAGCTTCACGGCCAACTTCTGCCATCCCAATGCCCTTACGGCCATGTTGGGAGCCCAACTGATGGATCAACTCTCCCCCAACATCCAGGTCTCCGCTGGTGTTCACAACGTGGAGGGGCAATTCATCAAGGCCGCCAAAAACATGGCCTCGGTGTTTGCCGGCTTCGGCTATGGCTTCCATCAGGACAACCCCGGCGTGTTGCCCACGCTGCTGACCCTGCTGCTGAACCAGTGCCTGGACCAGGCAGCCACCGTGTCGATGGCACGCCCCGACCGACAACGGCTTTACCACCGTCAGCCCTTTCCCCTCACAGAGCTGGGCTACGCCGTCCCCAGGATTGAATCCACCCTGGTACGCGATGGCGACTTCGAGCGGGTGCGGGACCACACCTTCAGCCAGCTCACGGCGATGGTGGCCGATGTGCGCGGCAGCATGATGCTGCCGGTTTCCGGCAGCCCCACCCGCAACTTCCAGGCCGGGCAAGTGATGGCCGAAGCGATGCGCGATCAAGGCCGCTGCCCCCATTCGATGGAGGAGTTGGAGCAGTGGTGTGAAGCCGCAGGCCTGCGTAAAGGCGGACTTGAAGGCCTCAAGTCGCTGCGCTACTGGCCTCAGATCGCCCGCAAATACGCGATCCCGGCCAACGACGCCTCGATGGTGAATCTGCTCTACATGGCGATTTATGGGCGTGCTGGCGTGAAAGAGACGGCTTACCGGGTGATGACGGAAAGCCGGGAACTCTCCAGCTACTGCCAGGAATCCGTACGACCCAGCCACAGCCGTCGCTACGCCGAAGCGCTGCAGAATCTCGATGTTCCCAAAGCCCTCGAGCTGGTGGTGAACGCCGTGATTGCTGACAACGCCAATCAGGCCATGGGCAGAAAGATGGCTCTTGACGAGAACGGTGAGACCGGTACACCGGCCTACCTAGAACTCATGGATGTGATCGAAAGCCAGCTCGAGGCCTGAGTCGGCTGTAGTTCTGCACACCTGAACGGGGCAGAGCACCGGAAGAACGGCAAGGTGCCTTGTGAGACCCATGCGACCGTTCATGACCGAGGCCCTGGAAGCCATCGCCGATCGCTTCCATCCTCGCGAGGGGATCAAAGCCATCCGCTCCCTTGGCTCGGGCAACGTCAACGAAACCTTCCTTGTGACCCACGAAGGGCAGGGCGGCGCCTTCGTCATGCAACGCCTGAACACAAACGTGTTCGATCGGCCTGACCTGGTGATGCAGAACCTGCAGGCCCTGGGCGACCACATGGAACGCCGTCTCGCCTCTCCACCCCCACAACTCAAGGGGCGGCGCTGGGAAGTGCCCAGGGTGGTTCCCTGCCGGCGAGAGGCCTCCCCCTGGATCGAACAGAACGGAGAGTTCTGGCGCTCGATCACCTACATCGGTGCGGCGACCACGAGCGACGTCATCCGGGACAGTGCCCACGCCCAGGAAGTGGGATACGGGCTGGGAATGTTCCACCACCTGATCAGCGATCTGCCCACCGATCAACTGGCGGACACCCTCGAGAATTTCCATGTCACGCCGGCCTACCTCCAACGCTTCGAAGCGATCGCCCCGGCCCCAGACCGCCTGGGGCCGGCCGAGCGTGACGCCTGCGCATTCATCGAGGCACGTCGCCAAGGCATCAATGTGCTGGAAGCAGCACTCACCCGCGGTGAACTCCATCACCGCCCCATCCACGGGGACCCGAAGATCAACAACGTGATGATCGATGAGGCCAGCGGCCAGGCGATCGGTCTGATCGATCTGGACACCGTCAAACCGGGGCTCATTCATTACGACATCGGTGACTGTGTGCGCTCCTGCTGCAATCCAGCCGGTGAGGAAACCCTCTGCCTCGACGATGTGAGCTTCGACATGGAGCTCTGTGAGGCGATCCTCACGGGCTACCTCTCCGTTGCGGGTGGGTTCCTGAGTGACTGGGACCTGCACTATCTGCCCCACTGCATCCGCCTGATCCCCCTGGAGCTTGGTCTGCGCTTTCTCACGGATCACTTGGAGGGCGATGTGTATTTCCGCTGCGATCGACCTGGGCACAACCTGCAACGGGCCCTGGTGCAGTTCCGACTCACCGAAGCGGTGGAGCAGCAGTTCAACGCCCTGGAGCAACTGGTTGCGCGGCTGAAGCAGCAGCCAAATCCAAACCTCTGAGATGGCGCGTTCTGCCGTGATGCTGCGTCAGGGCTGCCGCCTGATCCCCTTTGAACGGTCCATTCCAGCGGGGGTCCAGATCAGCGCTGAGCTGGTGTGGAGGCGCGAGGGTTGGCTGGAACTCAGCTATGGGGTTCTGGCTCGCGCGGCCAAGGGCATCGGCGTTCTGAAACTGCCGGCGGGGCTGAAGGATGGGCCCCAACAGGGGCAGCGCAAAGATGAGCTCTGGACCACCACCTGCTTCGAGGCATTCATCGCTGCCCCCGGAGAGCAGCGTTATTGGGAAGTGAATCTGGCGGCCAATGGCGATTGGGCGCTCTATCGCTTTGATGGCTACCGCAGTGGACAAACCCAACAGGAGCTGAGCAGCCCCCCAACGGTGCGGCTGCAACGCGGATTGCACCAACTGCGGCTCGACGCCCGGATTGCCTTGGAGCCCTGGTGGACACCAGATGTCTGCCCAAACCTGGCACTTACGGCCGTGATTGACCGTGGACAGGAAGGGCTGAGCCATTGGGCCCTCAGCCACGGCCCCAAGGCGGACTTTCACGACCGCAGCACCTTTCTTGCCGCCTGAACCGCACCGGTAGGGTCAGCACAGCGCCCCTGCCCCACCATGCGCAGCCGCAATGTGCTTGCTGTCTCGGCCATCACGGCAAGCCTGCTGACAGGGCTCTGGCTTAGGCCAAAACAGCCGCAGGCTGCAGCCGAAGCGGTTGTTTCAAAGCAAGCTGTTTCCAAGCAGGCTGTCTCTAAGCCACTGGTGACTGAGCCAGGGGTGAAATCACCTGTGCTGCTTCCTGCTCAGGCCAGCCAACCGAAAACCAAAGACGGCCGGCAGTACCCCCTTGTGCCAGCTGAGCCAGCCGAGCTGGCAACACTGCTGGCGGCCGTTGAACAGGCGCTAAGGGATCCCGCCACAGCGGCCGAGGCCCTGCCCGATCTCGGCCATCAACAACAGGTGATCTATCGGGTCTTGTCGACGGACCAACCCAGATCTCAGCAAGTGATTAAGGCTCTACCTCCGCGCTGGCGCAGCGTGGCGGAGCGCCACCTGGCAGCACGGCGTGAATTCGTTCGCATGAGCCGCGGTCGTGGACCGACGATGCTCCCCGCCTGGCGGATCATTCAGCCCGAACCAGCGGCGAATCTGCTCAGCTATTACCGCAAGGCCGAGGCAGCAACAGGGATCGAATGGGAGGTTCTGGCGGCCGTGAACCTCGTGGAAACCGGCATGGGACGCATCGACGGCATCTCCGTGGCCAATGCCCAGGGCCCGATGCAGTTCCTGCCCACCACCTGGGCCGAACCGGGGATTGGCGCCGGGAACATCCGCGATCCCCACGACGCCATCCAGGCAGCAGCGCGTTACCTGGTGAGACGGGGCGGACTGCAGGACATTCGCCGCGGCCTCTGGGGTTACAACAACAGCGATTACTACGGCCGCGCCGTGCTGCTCTATGCCTCACTGATGAAGGAGGACCCTGCCGCCTACACCGGCTTGTATCACTGGGAGATCCACTTCAATGCAGCGGCCGGTGATCTTTGGCTGCCGGTGGGTTACAACCAACCGCAGCCCATCACGGTTGAGCAGCATCTGCAAGCCAACCCAGCCAGCAGATCACCAAACGGGTGAGCATCGACACCTACGCTGAGACCTGGCGTGATCCAGGAAGCGGGTGTCCAAGGAAACCTCCCATCGCGGTGATGAACTGAAGGGTCTCGGTTGGTCCGAGGCTGATGTGGCTCGCTACATCGAGCTGTGGGAATACCGGCAGCGCTGGGGGGCCATGAATTTGGAACGGGAGGATCGCCTGTTCCTGCGCAAAGCGGAAAAAGCTCTGCCGGCGATTGTGACTGGACGGGCCGCCGCCAAGAAGTCAATCAAAGACAAGACCTACTACCGTTGGCTGCGCTTCCATCTCGATGCGATGACCGAAGCCGAGGCGGGGATGGGCCTTGGCGACGGTGAACGCGGAGCATGGCCAGTGCTGCTGGAGGCTGAACTCCGTTTGCTCGACCATTACGAGCCCGTGCTCGGCTTGCCCGACACGTTGAAGGCCAAAGCCCTCAGCCCTGTGCGTGAAAAGCTCACGGCCCAAGTGGCTGCTCTTGGCAACACCAAGGCCTACGACTTCCAGGCGCCTCTGATTGCGCTGAAAGCTGAAGACAGCAGCAACCGCTGGAAACATCTGCGCGAGGTGGATGCGAGTGATCGCACCTATCCGTTGCTTAGCGCCGATGGCGTGGCTGGATTCCGCAGCGAAGCGCACCGCGACATTCAGGCCGTGATCCGCAGCACGTTCCCTTCTTTGGCGGAAACCGACAAACCCGAGCTCTCTGACGACTAGAACTGGGGCAGTGGCCCCGCCGAAGACCATGTCTCACCGCTTCGAGACCCTGCAACTGCACGCCGGGCAGTCCCCGGATAGTGCAACCAACGCGCGAGCGGTTCCGATCTATCAGACCAGCTCCTACGTCTTCAATGACGCCGAACACGGAGCCAACCTCTTTGGTCTGAAGGAGTTCGGGAACATCTACACCCGCCTGATGAACCCCACCACCGACGTGTTTGAAAAGCGCGTCGCCGCCCTTGAAGGCGGGGTGGCCGCACTGGCGACAGCCTCAGGCCAGTCGGCTCAGTTCCTGGCGATCACCAACTGCATGCAGGCGGGAGACAACTTCGTTTCAACGTCTTATCTGTACGGCGGCACCTACAACCAGTTCAAGGTGCAATTCCCGCGCTTGGGAATCGACGTGCGTTTTGCCGAAGGCGACGACGTCGCGAGCTTTGCAGCACAAATCGACGACAACACCAAGGCGCTCTACGTGGAAGCGATGGGAAATCCCCGCTTCAACATTCCCGACTTTGAGGGTCTTTCAGCGCTCGCCAAAGAGAAAGGGATCCCCTTGATCGTCGACAACACCCTGGGAGCCTGTGGAGCTCTAATGCGACCTATCGACCACGGCGCTGATGTGGTCGTTGAAAGTGCGACCAAGTGGATCGGGGGCCACGGCACCAGCCTGGGGGGCGTGATCGTGGACGCCGGCACCTTCAACTGGGGCAACGGCAAGTTCCCGTTGATGAGCCAGCCCAGCGCGGCGTATCACGGCTTGGTGCACTGGGATGCGTTTGGCTTCGGCAGTGACGTCTGCAAAATGCTGGGCCTTCCGGATGATCGCAACATCGCCTTCGCCCTGCGGGCAAGGGTGGAAGGGCTGCGGGATTGGGGGCCGGCCGTCAGTCCGTTCAACAGCTTCCTGCTGCTGCAGGGCCTGGAAACCCTGAGCCTGCGCGTTGAGCGCCACACCGAAAACGCCATGGCCCTGGCCACCTGGCTTCAGGACCATCCCGCCATCGCCCATGTGAGCTATCCCGGTCTGGCCGGTGATCCTTACAACGCTGCCGCGAAAAAATA comes from the Synechococcus sp. A15-62 genome and includes:
- a CDS encoding DUF3721 domain-containing protein, whose product is MQRICFAVAALMLTATTAMAGSHGKPKQAMFKTQAEAEAAAPGFGCTGAHQMGEMWMVCDKHGDAGQHGAH
- the arsS gene encoding arsenosugar biosynthesis radical SAM (seleno)protein ArsS (Some members of this family are selenoproteins.), with translation MEPVAVVETVFPPLKRGQLTTLQVNLGYRCNQSCAHCHVNAGPTRTEMMSAELLALIPQILEQHSISCLDLTGGAPELHPGFRALVRQARSRGTTVIDRCNLTILSEPGQDDLALFLAEQGVCITASLPCYSAENVDQQRGDGVFERSISGLRQLNALGYGTGDPNRQLDLVYNPLGPVLPPPQQALEADYKKVLGGLGIRFDRLLTLANMPIQRFAKQLERSGDLQRYQTLLEDAHNPENLGAVMCRQLISVDWQGHLYDCDFNQQLGLPCPGQVRHLRDLVHLEAVSLDQSIHTAPHCFGCTAGAGSSCGGALQG
- the stpA gene encoding glucosylglycerol 3-phosphatase, translated to MPRLTLDQLLQELTGAEDLLIVQDLDGVCMQLVKDPLTRCMDPSYVDAVAAMDGQFAVLTNGEHEGRRGVNRLVEQALGDPVLPKREGRYLPGLAAGGVQLQDRFGDLSHPGVSPAEMAFLAAAPTRMEALLMERLPGLLPQVGVDDLAEVARAAVLDTQVSPTINLNGIFELVPADVITQQALQTMLSELMHQLLAEAAAQGLEKSFFLHVAPNLGRDAQGQERIKPAAEGDVGTTDIQFMLTGSIKEAGLLVLLNQHIQRRWGESPLGEKFNVRTAPHDPEALLALVQQRISAERMPLLVGVGDTVTSTPSADGTGWLRGGSDRGFLNLLQDLGAWCGQSNRVVLVDSSHGEVDRPSHADGSLQGITDPEDPLRIDALMPDGPEQYIAWFRQLSERRRVG
- a CDS encoding Rieske 2Fe-2S domain-containing protein, producing the protein MHPTWTEQWWPISFVQDLDPKTPSRFTLLERDLVIWWDRAASSWRVFPDVCPHRLVPLSEGRINEEGLLECPYHGWSFDGDGQCQRVPQALENTQPNNRRSRCASLPTATGQGLLFVWMGAPDAADPSQLPLVPALEDNPDSWTVQDTFRDLPMDAVTLLENVLDVSHVPFTHHKTVGKRENAAPVEASITGEDASGFTAYWEEGPRRGKLGAQSTTFHAPQLMWHDLTAQGFGRILTVVYAVPIRRGECRLFARFPFRFQSAVPRLLIGLRPRWLQHIGNHKVLEDDQVFLHWQERVLERAGGSPAVERSFFMPTTSDVYVAALHRWLNGNGGEPFAGQPLPPRQSTTALMDRYNSHTIHCRSCSSALTRIRAARPWAWALLWGSAVLLGIQQGSAWNSTGLVTAALSALALRQLNRWEQGLTLGSGQAPRNR
- a CDS encoding glutathione S-transferase family protein, yielding MTFYLYGGPKTRVSMPKWYLAEKGISYEYVNIDLAAGQNLATSYLEVNPFGKLPALKDDSNGLVLFESGAILQYLSENYANEINDAATRASISQWILFANSTLAIALFVPSNKEREFPRLMATLNDIYTKKQFLVGDCWTAADCAVNAYLGYLPIFYPNEDLSAYPEIQALNERTRSNPNYRMIMGL
- a CDS encoding phosphotransferase enzyme family protein; this encodes MTEALEAIADRFHPREGIKAIRSLGSGNVNETFLVTHEGQGGAFVMQRLNTNVFDRPDLVMQNLQALGDHMERRLASPPPQLKGRRWEVPRVVPCRREASPWIEQNGEFWRSITYIGAATTSDVIRDSAHAQEVGYGLGMFHHLISDLPTDQLADTLENFHVTPAYLQRFEAIAPAPDRLGPAERDACAFIEARRQGINVLEAALTRGELHHRPIHGDPKINNVMIDEASGQAIGLIDLDTVKPGLIHYDIGDCVRSCCNPAGEETLCLDDVSFDMELCEAILTGYLSVAGGFLSDWDLHYLPHCIRLIPLELGLRFLTDHLEGDVYFRCDRPGHNLQRALVQFRLTEAVEQQFNALEQLVARLKQQPNPNL
- a CDS encoding DOMON-like domain-containing protein, translating into MARSAVMLRQGCRLIPFERSIPAGVQISAELVWRREGWLELSYGVLARAAKGIGVLKLPAGLKDGPQQGQRKDELWTTTCFEAFIAAPGEQRYWEVNLAANGDWALYRFDGYRSGQTQQELSSPPTVRLQRGLHQLRLDARIALEPWWTPDVCPNLALTAVIDRGQEGLSHWALSHGPKADFHDRSTFLAA
- a CDS encoding lytic transglycosylase domain-containing protein; translated protein: MRSRNVLAVSAITASLLTGLWLRPKQPQAAAEAVVSKQAVSKQAVSKPLVTEPGVKSPVLLPAQASQPKTKDGRQYPLVPAEPAELATLLAAVEQALRDPATAAEALPDLGHQQQVIYRVLSTDQPRSQQVIKALPPRWRSVAERHLAARREFVRMSRGRGPTMLPAWRIIQPEPAANLLSYYRKAEAATGIEWEVLAAVNLVETGMGRIDGISVANAQGPMQFLPTTWAEPGIGAGNIRDPHDAIQAAARYLVRRGGLQDIRRGLWGYNNSDYYGRAVLLYASLMKEDPAAYTGLYHWEIHFNAAAGDLWLPVGYNQPQPITVEQHLQANPASRSPNG
- a CDS encoding O-acetylhomoserine aminocarboxypropyltransferase/cysteine synthase family protein; translation: MSHRFETLQLHAGQSPDSATNARAVPIYQTSSYVFNDAEHGANLFGLKEFGNIYTRLMNPTTDVFEKRVAALEGGVAALATASGQSAQFLAITNCMQAGDNFVSTSYLYGGTYNQFKVQFPRLGIDVRFAEGDDVASFAAQIDDNTKALYVEAMGNPRFNIPDFEGLSALAKEKGIPLIVDNTLGACGALMRPIDHGADVVVESATKWIGGHGTSLGGVIVDAGTFNWGNGKFPLMSQPSAAYHGLVHWDAFGFGSDVCKMLGLPDDRNIAFALRARVEGLRDWGPAVSPFNSFLLLQGLETLSLRVERHTENAMALATWLQDHPAIAHVSYPGLAGDPYNAAAKKYLTGRGMGCMLMFSLNGGYDDAVRFIDSLKLASHLANVGDAKTLVIHPASTTHQQLSEAEQASAGVTPTMVRVSVGLEHIDDIKADFEQALAVLS